A region from the Triticum aestivum cultivar Chinese Spring chromosome 3D, IWGSC CS RefSeq v2.1, whole genome shotgun sequence genome encodes:
- the LOC123073862 gene encoding uncharacterized protein, with product MALRTVAAKLKTPVASLKQAWAACRSLAKRPDPWEGLNVDPLIRQDMEELNRAIRASEMKQTLISIGFMGAFTGAFAYVLKSDLAAREALRVALDSDQDSTGAAVNAVGTNED from the exons ATGGCGTTGCGCACTGTGGCCGCGAAGCTGAAGACCCCCGTCGCCTCTCTGAAGCAGGCATGGGCAGCCTGCCGTTCTCTG GCTAAGCGTCCCGATCCTTGGGAAGGCCTGAATGTTGATCCGCTCATCCG CCAGGACATGGAGGAGCTCAACAGGGCCATTAGGGCGAGCGAAATGAAGCAGACTTTGATTAGCATTGGTTTCATGGGTGCTTTTACTGGTGCGTTTGCCTATGTGCTTAAATCGGACTTAGCTGCCCGTGAGGCGCTTCGTGTGGCGCTTGATTCCGACCAAGATTCTACTGGTGCGGCTGTCAATGCGGTTGGTACAAACGAAGACTAA